A single region of the Pseudomonas sp. VD-NE ins genome encodes:
- a CDS encoding acetyl/propionyl/methylcrotonyl-CoA carboxylase subunit alpha: MPAFHKILIANRGEIACRIQRTAQALGYRTVAVFSDADADALHVQMADQAVHIGPSPVQQSYLNIPAILDAARRSGADAIHPGYGFLSENAGFARACEQAGLIFIGPSVEAIELMGSKRRSKIAMLEAGVPCIAGYQGAEQDDATLLREAGRIGYPLMIKASAGGGGRGMRLVQDAADLPAQLRTARSEALNGFGSDELILEQALVEPRHVEVQLFGDQHGNLIYLGERDCSIQRRHQKVIEEAPCPVMSTELRQAMGEAALKAGRAVNYVGAGTVEFLLDARGQFYFLEMNTRLQVEHPVTELITGLDLVAWQLLVAEGQPLPLTQEQVQLNGHAMEVRLYAEDPAQDFLPQTGRVEAWEPALQHAARIDHGLLEGQSVSPFYDPMLGKLIAFGATREEARRKLLRAVQDTVLLGVHSNQRLLAGLLQHPQFISGEFSTAFIARHFSDHPCLHRYLPDAKELAIATLLFYLGSALSHRAPLSGWRNNANVPLHYRLGLDDQNWTVQLLAQAQCVFKVQVAERTLELKLIDHDAQSVTLEIDGLRQHHAYRLDAGHLWLFTHPGSLHLEDRTHAVIDSQTSASSGTLKAPMDGAIVDVLVSEGSPVSKGQLLVVLEAMKMEHPLKAGIDGVLKRVQVKVGDQVKNRQVLLQVE; this comes from the coding sequence ATGCCTGCATTCCACAAAATCCTGATCGCCAACCGCGGTGAAATCGCTTGCCGCATCCAGCGTACCGCCCAGGCCCTCGGCTACCGCACCGTCGCCGTCTTCAGCGATGCCGACGCCGACGCCCTGCACGTACAAATGGCCGATCAGGCCGTTCACATCGGCCCGTCCCCGGTGCAGCAGTCCTACCTGAATATCCCGGCCATTCTCGACGCCGCCCGCCGCAGTGGTGCCGATGCGATCCACCCCGGCTACGGTTTTCTCTCGGAAAACGCCGGGTTCGCCCGCGCCTGCGAGCAGGCCGGGCTGATTTTCATCGGCCCCAGCGTCGAAGCCATCGAATTGATGGGCAGCAAACGCCGCTCAAAAATCGCCATGCTTGAAGCCGGCGTACCGTGCATTGCCGGCTATCAAGGCGCTGAACAGGACGACGCCACCTTGTTGCGGGAAGCCGGGCGCATCGGCTATCCGCTGATGATCAAGGCCAGCGCCGGCGGCGGCGGACGCGGCATGCGTCTGGTGCAGGATGCCGCTGATCTGCCGGCGCAACTGCGCACCGCACGCTCCGAAGCCTTGAACGGTTTCGGCAGCGACGAATTGATCCTCGAGCAAGCGTTGGTCGAACCTCGGCATGTCGAAGTGCAACTGTTCGGCGATCAACACGGCAACCTGATCTACCTCGGCGAACGCGACTGTTCGATCCAGCGCCGCCATCAGAAAGTCATCGAAGAAGCGCCTTGCCCGGTGATGTCCACCGAGTTGCGTCAGGCCATGGGTGAAGCGGCATTGAAAGCCGGGCGCGCAGTGAACTATGTCGGCGCTGGCACGGTTGAGTTTCTGCTCGACGCACGCGGACAGTTCTACTTTCTGGAGATGAACACCCGCCTGCAAGTGGAGCACCCGGTGACTGAGTTGATCACCGGGCTGGATCTGGTTGCGTGGCAATTGCTGGTTGCTGAGGGGCAGCCGTTGCCGCTGACTCAAGAGCAAGTCCAGCTCAACGGGCATGCCATGGAGGTGAGGCTTTACGCCGAAGACCCTGCGCAAGACTTCCTGCCACAAACCGGCCGAGTAGAAGCCTGGGAACCGGCGCTACAGCACGCTGCGCGAATCGATCATGGCTTGCTTGAAGGGCAATCGGTCAGCCCGTTTTATGACCCGATGCTGGGCAAACTGATCGCCTTTGGCGCCACGCGCGAAGAGGCCCGGCGCAAATTGTTGCGCGCGGTACAGGACACAGTGTTACTGGGCGTGCACAGCAATCAGCGCCTGCTTGCCGGCCTGCTGCAACATCCGCAATTCATCAGCGGCGAATTCAGTACCGCGTTCATCGCCCGGCACTTCAGCGATCATCCCTGCCTGCACCGCTACCTTCCCGATGCCAAAGAGCTGGCGATCGCAACGCTGCTTTTCTATCTAGGCAGCGCCCTCTCCCACCGCGCGCCGCTCTCCGGCTGGCGCAACAACGCCAATGTGCCGCTGCATTATCGCCTCGGCCTCGACGATCAGAACTGGACCGTGCAACTGCTCGCGCAAGCGCAATGCGTGTTCAAGGTGCAGGTAGCGGAACGTACGCTCGAATTGAAGCTTATCGACCATGATGCTCAGTCGGTGACGCTGGAAATCGACGGTTTGCGCCAGCATCACGCCTATCGACTCGATGCCGGGCACCTCTGGTTGTTCACCCATCCTGGCAGCTTGCACCTGGAGGATCGAACTCACGCCGTGATCGACAGTCAGACCAGCGCCAGTTCCGGCACCTTGAAAGCGCCGATGGACGGTGCCATCGTCGACGTACTGGTCAGCGAAGGCAGTCCGGTCAGCAAAGGTCAGTTGCTGGTGGTACTGGAGGCAATGAAAATGGAGCACCCGCTCAAGGCCGGCATCGACGGCGTGCTCAAGCGGGTGCAGGTCAAGGTCGGCGATCAGGTAAAAAATCGTCAGGTTCTGTTGCAGGTCGAGTAG
- a CDS encoding pyrimidine/purine nucleoside phosphorylase: MFKVNEYFDGTVKSIAFGTAEGPATIGVMAPGEYEFGTAQREIMHVVSGALTVKLPDSSDWETFAAGSQFNVPANSKFQLKVAVDTAYLCEYRG; the protein is encoded by the coding sequence ATGTTTAAAGTCAACGAGTACTTCGACGGCACCGTCAAGTCGATCGCCTTTGGCACCGCTGAAGGTCCGGCGACCATCGGCGTCATGGCCCCGGGCGAATACGAATTCGGCACCGCTCAGCGTGAAATCATGCACGTTGTGTCTGGCGCACTGACCGTCAAACTGCCCGACAGCAGCGACTGGGAAACCTTCGCCGCCGGCAGCCAGTTCAACGTCCCGGCCAACAGCAAGTTCCAGTTGAAGGTAGCGGTCGACACCGCTTACCTGTGCGAGTACCGCGGCTAA
- a CDS encoding MOSC domain-containing protein codes for MLRLSALYRYPLKSGKVDVLQSVDLDKLGLDGDRRWMLVDEASGRFLTQRAEAKMSQLSALWNAQGGLTLSAPEQSSIEIALPGSDAELRGVTIWRDTLRVPDAGDEAARWVSDFIGKPTRLVQVPLGRARTTQAGYGNDDDQVAFADGFPLLLIGEASLQDLSQKVGRPLEMLRFRPNLVIEGSQAYAEDSWKRIRIGDVELRVVKPCSRCILTTIDPQTGERSADREPLATLQKYRAEADGAMFGQNLVNDSNGRLEVGMPVEILE; via the coding sequence ATGCTGCGTCTGAGCGCGCTTTATCGTTACCCGTTGAAATCCGGCAAAGTCGATGTGCTGCAAAGCGTCGACCTCGACAAGCTGGGGCTTGATGGCGACCGACGCTGGATGCTCGTGGACGAAGCCAGCGGCCGCTTCCTGACCCAGCGCGCTGAAGCGAAGATGAGCCAGTTGTCGGCCCTGTGGAATGCGCAGGGCGGTCTGACCCTGAGCGCACCTGAACAGTCCTCCATCGAAATCGCCTTGCCAGGCAGCGACGCCGAACTGCGCGGCGTGACGATCTGGCGCGATACCTTGCGCGTGCCGGATGCCGGTGATGAGGCCGCACGCTGGGTCAGTGATTTCATCGGCAAACCTACCCGACTGGTACAGGTGCCGCTGGGTCGCGCCCGCACTACGCAAGCCGGCTATGGCAACGATGATGACCAGGTCGCGTTCGCCGACGGATTTCCCTTGTTGTTGATCGGCGAGGCATCCCTGCAGGATCTGTCGCAGAAGGTCGGACGACCCTTGGAAATGCTGCGTTTTCGGCCGAATCTGGTCATCGAAGGCAGTCAGGCCTATGCCGAAGACAGTTGGAAGCGCATTCGCATTGGCGATGTCGAATTACGCGTGGTCAAGCCGTGTTCGCGCTGCATCCTCACCACGATTGATCCGCAAACCGGCGAGCGCAGTGCCGATCGCGAGCCGCTGGCGACCTTGCAGAAATATCGTGCCGAAGCCGATGGCGCGATGTTCGGGCAGAATCTGGTGAATGACAGCAATGGTCGACTCGAAGTCGGCATGCCGGTGGAAATCCTCGAGTAA
- a CDS encoding exonuclease domain-containing protein — protein MPHWLVIDLEATTDEGGWPVTEMEIIEIGATLVDRAGREQDHFQRFVKPTRRPLLTPFCRELTHITQANIDTAQPLTEVWPAFECWLAQHQTRLEGWASWGDYDRKQLLHEWQRLQIDSGLSKVPHMNLKQRFAKARRLERPLGLNGALQLAGMQFSGQQHRALEDARNTARLLPLVLPL, from the coding sequence ATGCCCCACTGGCTGGTCATAGATCTGGAAGCCACCACCGATGAGGGTGGCTGGCCGGTCACCGAAATGGAAATTATCGAGATCGGCGCCACCTTGGTCGATCGCGCCGGACGCGAGCAGGATCACTTCCAGCGCTTCGTCAAACCAACGCGACGGCCGTTACTTACGCCTTTCTGTCGTGAACTGACGCACATCACCCAGGCCAATATCGACACGGCGCAGCCGTTGACCGAAGTCTGGCCGGCGTTCGAATGCTGGCTCGCGCAACATCAGACACGCCTTGAAGGCTGGGCCAGTTGGGGCGATTACGACCGCAAGCAGTTGTTGCATGAATGGCAGCGTCTGCAAATCGACAGTGGCTTGAGCAAGGTGCCGCACATGAACCTCAAACAACGCTTCGCCAAGGCCCGACGCCTGGAACGACCGCTGGGTCTCAACGGCGCGCTGCAACTGGCCGGCATGCAGTTCAGCGGTCAGCAGCATCGAGCGCTGGAGGATGCGCGCAATACGGCGCGGTTGCTGCCACTGGTCTTGCCACTCTAG